Proteins from a genomic interval of Bombus affinis isolate iyBomAffi1 chromosome 16, iyBomAffi1.2, whole genome shotgun sequence:
- the LOC126925617 gene encoding aminoacylase-1-like → MSSSSQAQLNATAVENFREYLRIPSVQPNINYDDCVAFLRKQAESLNLPIKVYHVQANKPIVVITWIGTEPAKPAILLNSHMDVVPVFEDKWTYAPFSAHMDEKGNIYARGSQDMKCVGIQYLEAIRRLKLAKQHFKRTIHISFVPDEEIGGELGMKDFVRTKDFKELNIGFSLDEGVASPEEYFYMFYGERAIWHVEVECKGTPGHGSILHDNTAGEKIRVIIDRFMDYRAQEKEKLKDPKVQIGDVTTINLTQLKGGVQTNVVPTSLTAIFDIRIEPSVDHTEFEAMIKRWCEEAGADVTYSFEQKDPKIENTKLDDSNPFWIAFKKACDDLKIKLQIGIFPGGTDSRYIRQVGIPSIGFSPMNKTKILLHDHDEYLNKDIFLKGIDIYMKIIPAVANI, encoded by the exons ATGTCTTCGTCCTCACAAGCTCAGCTGAACGCAACAGCTGTAGAGAATTTTCGCGAATATTTGCGGATACCTTCTGTCCAACCGAACATCAATTACG ATGATTGTGTTGCATTCCTTCGGAAACAGGCAGAATCTCTCAATTTACCTATTAAAGTGTATCATGTCCAGGCAAATAAACCAATTGTTGTCATAACGTGGATAGGAACAGAACCAGCAAAACCAGCTATTCTATTAAATAGTCACATGGATGTTGTACCTGTATTTGAA GATAAATGGACCTATGCACCTTTTAGTGCTCATATGGATGAGAAAGGAAACATTTATGCTCGTGGTAGCCAGGACATGAAATGTGTTGGAATTCAATATTTGGAAGCAATTCGCCGTTTAAAACTTGCTAAACAACATTTTAAGAGAACTATCCATATCTCCTTTGTACCTGATGAAGAAATAGGAGGAGAGCTTGGCATGAAAGATTTTGTACGTACCAAGGACTTCAAAGAGTTGAATATTGGTTTCTCTCTGGATGAAGGTGTAGCTTCGcccgaagaatatttttatatgttttatggTGAAAGAGCAATTTGGCATGTCGAAGTAGAATGTAAGGGTACTCCTGGTCATGGATCCATTTTACATGATAATACAGCTGGTGAAAAAATAAGAGTTATAATTGATCGTTTTATGGACTACAGAGCTCAGGAGAAAGAAAAGTTGAAAGATCCAAAAGTACAGATTGGCGATGTTACAACCATAAACTTAACGCAACTGAAG GGTGGCGTGCAAACAAACGTAGTACCTACTTCGTTAACGGCAATTTTTGATATTCGAATTGAGCCTTCCGTCGATCACACCGAGTTCGAAGCTATGATCAAAAGATGGTGTGAGGAAGCTGGTGCCGatgttacgtattcgttcgaaCAAAAAGATCCCAAGATCGAGAACACAAAGTTAGATGATTCTAATCCCTTCTGGATCGCTTTTAAAAAAGCTTGCGACGATCTTAAGATAAAGTTGCAAATAGGAATCTTTCCAGGCGGAACAGACAGTCGCTATATAAGACAG GTTGGAATACCTTCCATTGGTTTTTCACCCATGAATAAAACGAAAATACTTCTTCACGATCACGATGAATATCTGAACAAAGATATATTCTTAAAGGGCattgatatatatatgaaaataataCCAGCAGTAGCAAATATCTAA